One Rosa chinensis cultivar Old Blush chromosome 5, RchiOBHm-V2, whole genome shotgun sequence genomic region harbors:
- the LOC112203190 gene encoding uncharacterized PE-PGRS family protein PE_PGRS20-like, whose protein sequence is MLKGGNGGKLGIDGNGNGGSGGKLGISSGGVNGICGIGNGGGRNGILPGICGVYGIWGIGNEGVNGRGRFPEVCGVNGISGIGGTFFISPNSIFAFVDCSFIVTFPFSAALPFSSWVGFGASASNQRA, encoded by the coding sequence ATGTTGAAAGGAGGAAATGGTGGGAAGTTAGGAATTGATGGGAATGGAAATGGAGGTAGTGGTGGGAAATTAGGGATCTCAAGTGGAGGTGTAAATGGGATTTGTGGAATTGGAAATGGGGGAGGAAGAAATGGAATATTGCCTGGAATTTGTGGTGTATATGGTATTTGGGGAATTGGTAATGAGGGTGTAAATGGAAGGGGAAGGTTTCCAGAAGTTTGTGGTGTTAATGGAATCTCAGGAATAGGTGGCACATTCTTCATCTCACCCAACTCCATCTTTGCCTTTGTTGACTGCTCCTTCATCGTCACCTTTCCATTTTCAGCAGCTCTTCCATTTTCCTCTTGGGTTGGTTTTGGTGCCTCGGCCAGTAACCAACGTGCTTGA